A genomic segment from Glycine max cultivar Williams 82 chromosome 1, Glycine_max_v4.0, whole genome shotgun sequence encodes:
- the LOC102669324 gene encoding uncharacterized protein — protein sequence MIEVFVEVIASFTQYYDQPLRCFTFGDFQLVPTVEEFEGILGCSLGGRKSYLFSGFYPSMARVAKVVKISVQELERVKQNRNGVVGIPKKRLEEKAKALADQGEWTSFIDVLALLVFGVVLFPNVDGLMDLAAINAFLAYHHSKESSAVVVLVDAYDTFDQRCKKNNARIVCCTLALYVWLVFHIFHHESRHVCPLQGHYICAEKGKANWEQLMAGMVGASVNWFPRWKEGGARVLSSCEGFPNVPLMGTRGCINYNPVLVIRQLGYPMKGAPSEESIAPFIA from the coding sequence ATGATAGAAGTTTTCGTGGAAGTCATCGCATCCTTCACTCAGTACTATGACCAGccgctaaggtgcttcacatttggggACTTTCAGTTGGTACCAACCGTAGAAGAGTTTGAAGGGATCTTGGGATGCTCGCTAGGAGGAAGGAAGTCGTATCTGTTTTCTGGGTTTTACCCCTCCATGGCAAGAGTAGCAAAGGTGGTCAAGATCTCGGTGCAAGAATTGGAACGAgtgaaacaaaatagaaatggggtggttgggaTACCAAAGAAGCGCTTGGAAGAGAAAGCGAAAGCTTTGGCGGATCAAGGAGAGTGGACTTCTTTCATTGATGTTTTAGCACTATTGGtgtttggggtcgtcctctttccaaatgtggatgggctaatggATCTAGCGGCGATCAATgcttttcttgcttatcaccatagcaaggaaagttcGGCCGTTGTTGTTTTGGTTGATGCCTATGACACGTTTGACCAGAGATGCAAGAAGAACAACGCGAGAATTGTCTGTTGCACACtcgctctttatgtatggctgGTCTTTCACATTTTTCATCATGAAAGTAGACATGTTTGTCCCCTACAAGGTCACTACATATGTGCCGAGAAAGGGAAAGCAAATTGGGAGCAGCTCATGGCGGGTATGGTAGGGGCGtccgttaattggttccctcgatggaaggaaggagggGCCAGAGTTTTGTCCTCATGTGAAGGGTTCCCAAACGTCCCCTTGatgggaacgaggggttgtattaattataatcctgtACTTGTCATAAGACAACTAGGCTACCCTATGAAAGGGGCACCATCAGAAGAGAGTATCGCGCCTTTCATCGCATGA